In Priestia megaterium NBRC 15308 = ATCC 14581, the following proteins share a genomic window:
- a CDS encoding aldo/keto reductase, translated as MNMVTLNNGLKMPQLGFGVWQVEDNQAAAAVSKAIEVGYTSIDTAMIYKNEEGVGQAIKESSVPREQLFITTKVWNSDQGYENALRAFDESLERLGLDYVDLYLIHWPTPQYDEYVETYKALEKLYHDGKVKAIGVCNFEIEHLERLLNECDVTPVLNQIECHPYLAQNELKEFCAKHNIFVEAWSPLDQGGEVLQDEVIQKIAEVHSKTPAQVVLRWHLQNNTIVIPKSVTPSRIEENFNVFDFELTADDMAEINGLNSNRRKGPHPSDMNVR; from the coding sequence ATGAATATGGTTACATTAAACAATGGTTTAAAAATGCCTCAGCTTGGGTTTGGCGTATGGCAAGTAGAAGATAACCAAGCAGCAGCTGCAGTGTCAAAAGCAATTGAGGTTGGGTATACCTCTATTGACACAGCTATGATTTATAAAAATGAAGAAGGAGTAGGCCAGGCGATTAAAGAATCTTCTGTTCCTCGAGAACAGCTGTTTATTACAACAAAAGTTTGGAACAGCGACCAAGGCTATGAAAATGCATTACGTGCATTTGATGAAAGCTTAGAACGATTAGGACTTGATTATGTCGATTTATATTTAATTCACTGGCCTACGCCTCAATATGATGAGTACGTGGAGACGTATAAAGCATTAGAAAAGCTTTATCACGACGGAAAAGTAAAAGCAATTGGCGTCTGCAACTTTGAAATTGAACATTTAGAGCGCTTGTTAAACGAATGTGATGTAACACCGGTTTTAAACCAAATTGAGTGCCATCCGTATCTTGCTCAAAACGAATTAAAAGAGTTTTGCGCTAAACATAATATTTTTGTGGAAGCATGGAGTCCTCTTGATCAAGGCGGAGAAGTGTTACAAGACGAGGTTATTCAAAAAATTGCTGAAGTACATAGCAAAACTCCGGCTCAAGTTGTATTGCGCTGGCACTTACAGAACAACACAATTGTCATCCCTAAATCAGTTACACCGTCTAGAATAGAAGAAAACTTTAACGTGTTTGATTTTGAACTAACTGCCGATGATATGGCAGAGATTAATGGGTTAAACAGCAACCGCCGCAAAGGTCCGCACCCAAGTGACATGAACGTCCGATAA
- the hutH gene encoding histidine ammonia-lyase, which produces MFIQIDGNSLTFDQIYKVIYQGYSVKISDHAVEHIQKSRTLVEESITNNNVIYGVNTGFGKFSDTVISKTDLADLQINLIRSHACGLGEPFSLEVSRVMLLLRANALAKGYSGIRLETLQLLIDCLNQNVVPVIPSQGSLGASGDLAPLSHLALLLVGEGEAVYNGQRMQGEEALKLAGLEPIQLQAKEGLALINGTQAMTAVGVASYLEAQKLADLADGIAALTLEGLQGIVEAFMPESHAVRPYREQQQVAARILSYLEGSQLTTSQGQIRVQDAYSLRCIPQVHGAIYQVLNYVKEKLLIEINSATDNPLIFADSGKVISGGNFHGQPIAFAMDFLGIAMAELGNISERRIERIVNPQLSGLPAFLSTDPGLESGLMITQYAAASLVSENKVLAHPSSVDSIPSSANQEDHVSMGTTAARHAYQIIQNTRRVLSIEAICAAQAADIQGVDKLASETRKIYSRIRKTVPTITKDRIFSRDIEGLAADFKTFVQDTNYELAL; this is translated from the coding sequence ATGTTTATTCAAATTGATGGAAATTCACTGACGTTCGACCAAATTTACAAAGTTATTTACCAAGGATACTCCGTGAAAATTAGCGATCACGCAGTTGAACATATACAAAAAAGCAGAACGTTAGTTGAAGAGAGCATTACGAACAACAACGTCATTTACGGAGTGAATACGGGATTTGGAAAGTTTAGCGATACGGTTATTTCAAAAACAGACTTAGCTGATCTGCAGATTAACCTAATTCGCAGTCATGCCTGCGGACTAGGAGAGCCATTCTCGTTAGAAGTAAGCAGAGTCATGCTGCTTTTACGAGCGAATGCATTAGCTAAAGGGTATTCCGGAATACGACTGGAAACCTTGCAGCTTCTTATCGATTGCTTAAATCAAAACGTAGTACCGGTTATCCCGAGTCAAGGTTCGCTTGGAGCTAGCGGTGACTTAGCCCCGTTATCACATCTAGCGCTGCTACTAGTTGGAGAAGGAGAAGCTGTATATAATGGTCAGCGAATGCAAGGAGAAGAAGCTTTAAAGCTAGCGGGGCTTGAACCTATACAATTACAGGCAAAAGAAGGGCTAGCTCTAATTAACGGCACTCAGGCAATGACGGCTGTAGGCGTAGCTTCGTACCTTGAAGCTCAAAAGCTCGCTGATCTTGCGGACGGGATTGCAGCACTAACACTAGAAGGTCTGCAAGGTATTGTAGAAGCATTCATGCCCGAGTCTCATGCAGTAAGGCCTTATCGCGAACAACAGCAGGTAGCTGCCCGAATTCTTTCGTACTTAGAAGGCAGTCAATTAACTACTTCTCAAGGTCAAATAAGAGTGCAAGATGCTTATTCACTGCGCTGTATTCCTCAAGTTCATGGTGCTATTTATCAAGTTTTAAATTATGTGAAAGAAAAGCTTTTAATTGAGATTAATTCAGCAACCGATAACCCGCTCATCTTTGCCGACAGCGGCAAAGTAATTTCTGGAGGGAACTTTCACGGGCAGCCTATTGCGTTTGCTATGGATTTTCTAGGAATTGCAATGGCGGAGCTTGGGAATATTTCTGAACGGCGCATTGAACGAATAGTAAACCCTCAGCTTAGCGGGCTGCCGGCATTTTTAAGTACAGATCCAGGTCTAGAGTCCGGGCTCATGATTACTCAATACGCTGCTGCTTCATTAGTTTCCGAAAATAAAGTATTAGCGCATCCATCAAGTGTCGATTCTATCCCATCTTCAGCGAATCAAGAAGATCATGTCAGCATGGGAACGACTGCTGCACGTCATGCTTATCAAATTATCCAAAATACACGAAGAGTTTTATCAATTGAAGCAATTTGTGCGGCTCAAGCAGCTGATATTCAAGGGGTGGATAAACTGGCTTCGGAAACAAGAAAAATTTATTCAAGAATTAGAAAAACCGTACCAACCATTACTAAAGACCGAATTTTCTCACGTGATATTGAAGGGTTAGCAGCTGATTTCAAAACCTTTGTGCAAGATACTAATTATGAATTAGCGCTTTAA
- the hutU gene encoding urocanate hydratase, with translation METKQSGIKAPRGTELTTKGWVQEAALRMLLNNLDSEVAEHPEKLVVYGGIGKAARNWEAFDRIVAALKELEEDETLLIQSGKPVAVFKTHSDAPRVLLANSNLVPAFANWETFHELDKKGLMMYGQMTAGSWIYIGSQGIVQGTYETFAECANQHFNGTLKGTITLTAGLGGMGGAQPLAVTMAGGVVIGIDVDRTRIEKRIETKYCDTVVESVDDAITLAEDAKRLGKALSIGLVGNAAEILPKMIERGFIPDIVTDQTSAHDPLNGYLPIGVSLAEGERLRNTNPNEYIKQSKASMAIHVQAMLEMQRKGAIAFDYGNNIRQVALDEGVTNAFDFPGFVPAYIRPQFCEGKGPFRWVALSGNPEDIYKTDEVILREFSDNTHLCNWIRMAREKIEFQGLPARICWLGYGERARFGKIINDMVANGELSAPIVIGRDHLDAGSVASPNRETEAMKDGSDAVADWPILNALVNTAAGASWVSVHHGGGVGMGYSLHAGMVVVADGTEEAAKRLERVLTTDPGMGVVRHVDAGYDKAIQTAKEKGIQIPALNE, from the coding sequence ATGGAGACAAAACAAAGTGGAATAAAAGCACCTCGTGGAACAGAACTAACGACAAAAGGCTGGGTACAAGAAGCTGCTCTTCGCATGCTTCTAAACAATTTAGATTCTGAAGTAGCGGAGCATCCGGAAAAGTTAGTCGTATACGGAGGAATCGGAAAAGCAGCCCGTAACTGGGAGGCGTTCGATCGTATTGTCGCAGCGTTAAAAGAGTTAGAAGAAGATGAAACGCTTCTCATACAGTCCGGTAAGCCTGTTGCGGTTTTTAAAACCCACAGTGATGCACCGCGTGTTTTATTAGCGAATTCGAATCTTGTTCCTGCTTTTGCAAATTGGGAGACGTTCCATGAGCTTGATAAAAAAGGGTTAATGATGTACGGACAAATGACTGCAGGAAGCTGGATTTATATCGGAAGCCAAGGCATTGTTCAAGGAACGTATGAAACATTTGCTGAGTGTGCCAACCAGCATTTTAACGGAACTTTGAAAGGAACGATTACGCTAACAGCTGGATTAGGAGGAATGGGAGGCGCACAGCCACTAGCTGTTACGATGGCAGGCGGGGTTGTAATTGGAATTGATGTTGATCGCACGCGTATTGAAAAACGTATCGAAACAAAATATTGCGATACGGTAGTCGAAAGTGTAGATGATGCAATCACGTTAGCTGAAGATGCAAAAAGATTGGGCAAAGCGCTTTCCATTGGATTAGTTGGAAATGCAGCCGAGATTCTTCCTAAGATGATAGAGCGAGGATTTATCCCAGATATTGTGACGGATCAAACATCGGCACATGATCCGCTTAACGGATATTTGCCGATTGGAGTCAGCTTAGCAGAAGGAGAAAGATTGCGGAATACAAATCCAAATGAATATATAAAACAATCAAAAGCAAGTATGGCTATTCACGTTCAAGCCATGTTAGAGATGCAGAGAAAAGGCGCGATTGCTTTTGACTATGGCAATAATATTCGCCAAGTGGCGTTGGATGAAGGTGTCACGAATGCATTTGATTTCCCGGGATTTGTCCCAGCGTACATCCGTCCGCAGTTCTGTGAAGGAAAAGGACCGTTTCGATGGGTCGCTTTGTCAGGAAACCCAGAGGATATTTATAAAACAGATGAAGTCATTTTACGTGAGTTTTCGGATAATACGCATCTTTGCAACTGGATTAGAATGGCGAGAGAAAAAATTGAGTTTCAAGGATTGCCGGCTCGTATTTGCTGGCTAGGCTACGGAGAAAGAGCGCGCTTTGGAAAAATTATTAATGATATGGTAGCAAACGGAGAGCTGTCAGCGCCTATCGTTATTGGCAGAGACCATCTAGATGCCGGTTCTGTGGCTTCGCCAAATCGGGAAACTGAAGCGATGAAAGACGGCAGTGATGCAGTAGCAGACTGGCCGATTTTGAATGCATTAGTAAATACGGCAGCAGGCGCAAGCTGGGTATCTGTTCACCACGGAGGAGGAGTAGGTATGGGGTATTCTCTTCACGCTGGGATGGTTGTAGTAGCAGACGGGACGGAAGAAGCAGCCAAACGTCTAGAACGTGTTTTAACAACAGACCCAGGCATGGGTGTAGTTCGTCATGTAGACGCCGGCTATGATAAGGCCATTCAAACTGCAAAAGAAAAAGGAATACAAATTCCGGCGTTAAATGAATAA
- the hutI gene encoding imidazolonepropionase, protein MTITYIKCAAQVITVKGGSQPRRSEEMSDLGIIENGSVLVKNRRIVFVGPDVKAQEYLEHIHEPINIIDAEGKIVTPGLIDPHTHLVFGGSREKELEMRLNGAKYIDILKAGGGILQTTVSTRQATEEELIKQSTKRLNKFLQYGVTTVEAKSGYGLNLKDEIKQLKVAKKLNEQHPVDVVSTFMGAHAVPVEYKGNEDEFVRFVIEEMIPIVAKEELAEFCDVFCEEGVFTVEQSDRILQAGKAYGLKPKIHADEIVSFGGAELAAKVGAVSADHLLKASDQGIKQMAESGVIAVLLPGTAFFLMEEPARARKMIEAGVPVALSTDRNPGSSPTESLPFIMNLACLTMKMTPAEVLTACTINAAHAICKGDQIGSIEVGKKADLVLFDAPNYQTLQYNYAVNLVDTVLKDGKVVVEGGVLHELSVPTA, encoded by the coding sequence ATGACTATTACGTATATCAAATGTGCTGCACAAGTCATTACGGTTAAAGGAGGAAGTCAGCCTAGACGATCGGAGGAAATGTCAGATCTAGGAATCATTGAAAATGGCAGCGTACTCGTGAAAAATAGAAGAATTGTATTTGTTGGGCCTGACGTCAAAGCGCAGGAATACCTTGAGCATATTCATGAACCTATTAATATAATTGATGCCGAAGGAAAAATCGTAACGCCTGGGTTGATTGATCCACACACTCACCTTGTGTTTGGCGGCAGTCGTGAAAAAGAATTAGAAATGCGCTTAAACGGGGCAAAGTATATTGATATTTTAAAAGCGGGAGGAGGAATTTTACAAACAACCGTTAGTACACGACAAGCAACAGAAGAGGAGCTAATCAAGCAATCTACAAAACGTTTAAATAAATTCCTGCAGTACGGAGTTACAACTGTCGAAGCCAAAAGCGGGTACGGTTTAAATCTCAAAGATGAAATCAAACAATTAAAAGTAGCGAAGAAACTGAATGAACAGCATCCGGTAGATGTGGTTTCAACCTTTATGGGAGCTCATGCGGTGCCAGTTGAGTACAAAGGCAATGAAGATGAGTTTGTTCGTTTCGTTATCGAAGAAATGATACCAATCGTTGCAAAAGAAGAGCTAGCGGAGTTTTGTGATGTGTTTTGTGAAGAAGGCGTGTTTACAGTTGAACAGTCAGATCGTATTTTACAAGCTGGAAAAGCATACGGACTAAAACCTAAAATCCACGCTGATGAAATTGTTTCTTTTGGCGGTGCAGAATTAGCGGCTAAAGTGGGAGCTGTGTCCGCGGATCATTTACTAAAAGCATCGGATCAAGGAATTAAGCAAATGGCTGAAAGCGGAGTTATAGCCGTCCTATTGCCGGGTACTGCATTCTTTTTAATGGAAGAGCCGGCGCGTGCTAGAAAAATGATCGAAGCAGGAGTGCCGGTTGCGTTATCAACAGATAGAAACCCAGGGTCTTCTCCTACGGAATCGCTGCCGTTTATTATGAATTTAGCTTGTTTAACGATGAAGATGACGCCAGCAGAAGTGTTAACGGCCTGTACAATTAATGCAGCTCACGCCATTTGCAAAGGCGATCAAATTGGAAGTATTGAAGTAGGGAAAAAAGCCGATTTGGTGCTATTTGACGCTCCAAATTATCAAACGCTACAATATAACTATGCGGTAAATCTTGTAGACACGGTATTAAAAGATGGAAAAGTAGTGGTTGAAGGCGGTGTTTTGCATGAACTATCCGTACCCACAGCTTGA
- a CDS encoding agmatinase family protein: protein MNYPYPQLDRPPFCWQRQSTHDPKVSDWIQTVEDGSDFDFPSIDITVLGVPLSRSSISASGASETPMAMRKLWKSFNPYHIEYDTDLTSLSVLDLGDVKQHVTDIEKSHQHIKEAMMSMRKCHPHALPVMLGGDHSITAMLVKGWKASHPEQKIGILQFDTHFDLRSLEDNGPSNGTPIRNLIESNTIDARHVWNIGLHGFYNSKSLKEYADSKGVHYVTLLQARKAGITHTVKEALKQLSKEVDMIYLTVDMDVLDIAYAPGVPAGTTGGMRTDELFEAVYTAGSHPLVQAMDIVCLDPLRDVGEITVKAGVHVFLNFLTGVANRK, encoded by the coding sequence ATGAACTATCCGTACCCACAGCTTGATCGTCCACCTTTTTGCTGGCAGCGTCAAAGCACTCATGACCCAAAAGTAAGCGACTGGATTCAAACAGTTGAAGATGGGAGCGACTTCGACTTTCCATCGATAGATATTACGGTCTTAGGTGTGCCTCTTTCAAGGTCTTCCATTAGCGCTTCTGGAGCCAGTGAGACGCCAATGGCCATGAGGAAGCTCTGGAAATCCTTTAATCCGTATCATATTGAGTATGATACGGATTTGACTTCCTTGTCAGTGTTGGATTTAGGAGACGTCAAGCAGCACGTCACGGATATAGAGAAATCCCATCAGCATATAAAAGAAGCGATGATGTCTATGCGGAAATGTCATCCGCATGCGCTGCCTGTTATGCTTGGAGGAGATCATTCTATTACAGCTATGTTAGTAAAAGGGTGGAAAGCGTCACATCCTGAACAGAAGATAGGGATTTTACAGTTTGATACGCACTTTGACTTACGCAGTCTAGAAGATAATGGGCCTTCTAATGGAACACCTATACGAAATTTAATTGAAAGCAACACGATTGATGCAAGACATGTATGGAATATTGGACTTCACGGGTTTTATAATTCAAAATCGTTAAAGGAATATGCAGATAGTAAAGGCGTTCATTATGTAACGTTACTGCAAGCAAGAAAAGCGGGAATAACTCATACCGTGAAAGAAGCATTAAAACAGCTGAGCAAAGAGGTAGACATGATCTATTTAACCGTTGATATGGATGTGTTAGATATCGCTTACGCACCGGGAGTTCCAGCAGGAACGACAGGCGGAATGAGGACAGATGAGTTGTTTGAAGCAGTATACACCGCCGGGAGTCATCCACTTGTTCAAGCAATGGATATTGTATGTCTAGATCCGCTGCGTGATGTAGGAGAAATTACCGTGAAAGCAGGCGTACACGTGTTTTTGAATTTTTTAACAGGCGTTGCAAACAGAAAGTAA
- a CDS encoding MarR family winged helix-turn-helix transcriptional regulator — MKEKLAKEYIALIPVLFESFKNLNKNEVKLTHLQNHVVEFMYMQKRDLNIKEISQGLNIAKQQLTNVISELVNEGYLIKMPDSRDKRAVLVSLTSKGKSIQEEKWRGIYSNFHTNLAKLNEEEQLDLQFALHKLNVLLKKMEG, encoded by the coding sequence ATGAAGGAAAAACTGGCTAAGGAATATATCGCTTTAATACCAGTTTTATTTGAAAGCTTTAAGAACTTAAACAAGAATGAAGTGAAATTAACACATTTACAAAATCACGTAGTTGAATTTATGTATATGCAAAAAAGAGATTTGAATATTAAGGAAATTAGCCAAGGGTTAAATATTGCCAAACAGCAGTTAACGAATGTTATCAGTGAATTAGTAAATGAAGGATATTTAATCAAAATGCCCGATTCGCGAGACAAGCGTGCAGTTTTAGTCTCATTAACATCTAAGGGAAAAAGTATTCAAGAGGAAAAATGGAGAGGGATTTATAGTAATTTTCATACAAATCTTGCGAAGTTAAATGAAGAAGAGCAATTAGACCTGCAGTTTGCTCTTCATAAATTAAATGTTTTGTTAAAAAAGATGGAGGGATAA
- a CDS encoding nucleoside hydrolase — MKKRKIIMDCDPGHDDAIAIILAAAQPELDILAITTVSGNAEIEKTTMNALKVCDLVSLHNVIVSKGASEPMMRRRENAPSIHGDSGLDGPEFPALSRSWSEEHGVDTIIRMIKESEDRVTLLPTGPLTNIALALIKAPEMKENIEEIILMGGGTFGNWTPTAEFNIWADPEAAKKVFDSGIPLVVMGLDITHQAVATDNVINQVMNIDNNVAKKVGELLAFFKSAYKETFDFDGPPVHDVLTVAYCVAPELFTFKEVNIVVETRGEYTAGTTSVDLLGVTGRKPNAKFGLTLDVDGFWDLMIKALKTYSAS; from the coding sequence ATGAAAAAACGAAAGATTATTATGGACTGTGATCCAGGTCATGATGATGCTATTGCTATTATTTTGGCTGCCGCACAACCGGAATTAGATATTTTAGCCATTACAACTGTTTCAGGAAACGCAGAAATTGAAAAAACGACGATGAATGCTTTGAAGGTGTGTGATTTGGTATCATTACATAACGTGATTGTTTCAAAAGGAGCAAGCGAACCAATGATGCGCAGACGTGAAAATGCGCCTAGTATACACGGGGATTCAGGATTAGACGGCCCTGAGTTCCCGGCTCTCTCTCGCAGCTGGAGCGAAGAACACGGAGTAGATACTATTATACGAATGATCAAAGAGTCAGAAGATCGCGTTACGCTTTTACCAACAGGACCTTTAACAAACATTGCCTTAGCTTTAATAAAAGCTCCAGAAATGAAAGAAAACATTGAAGAGATTATCCTTATGGGCGGTGGAACATTTGGGAACTGGACGCCAACGGCTGAGTTTAATATTTGGGCAGATCCGGAAGCGGCTAAAAAAGTGTTTGATAGCGGTATCCCACTGGTAGTAATGGGGTTAGATATTACCCATCAAGCCGTTGCAACAGATAATGTTATTAACCAGGTGATGAACATTGATAATAACGTAGCAAAAAAGGTCGGGGAATTATTAGCATTTTTTAAATCTGCCTATAAAGAAACCTTTGACTTTGACGGCCCTCCCGTTCACGATGTATTGACCGTTGCTTATTGCGTAGCTCCAGAGCTATTTACGTTCAAAGAAGTTAATATTGTAGTAGAAACACGCGGAGAATACACGGCTGGAACGACTTCAGTTGATTTGCTGGGAGTAACAGGAAGGAAACCCAATGCGAAATTTGGTTTAACCCTTGATGTAGACGGATTTTGGGATTTAATGATTAAGGCTCTTAAAACATATTCGGCTTCGTAA
- a CDS encoding isocitrate/isopropylmalate dehydrogenase family protein, with product MTVYRIGVLAGDGIGPEIVDAAVQVVKNASCKAGVKMEWIHLPMGWEGIKQYNDPLPEVTIDALKHTHGWILGPHDSAAYPLKHKEKRNPSGELRHSLDLYANIRPAKTMPGIKSVVKEADLVIVRENTEGFYADRNMFSGHGEWQITKDVVVTSGVFTRKAVERIAHEAFALAMQRRKKVTIVHKANVLRLSTGLFLNVCREIAAQYPEVKVDDYHIDAMAAHLVRRAADFDVIVTENMYGDILSDLAGELVGSLGLAPSLNANEHIAMAQAAHGSAPDIAGLNIANPTGIISSAAMLLKWLAEKHADRKLTEVAATVEHALYQTLQAEVKTKDLGGHASTSEFTEAILEKIKSLQH from the coding sequence ATGACTGTTTATCGTATCGGGGTATTGGCGGGTGATGGCATCGGGCCGGAGATTGTCGACGCCGCAGTTCAGGTAGTTAAAAATGCTTCTTGCAAAGCTGGAGTAAAAATGGAATGGATTCATCTGCCGATGGGATGGGAAGGAATTAAACAATATAACGATCCTCTTCCAGAAGTAACAATAGATGCTTTAAAACATACGCATGGATGGATACTTGGCCCGCACGATTCTGCTGCTTATCCTCTCAAGCACAAAGAAAAGCGTAATCCTAGCGGAGAGCTTCGTCACAGTTTAGACCTTTACGCGAATATTCGCCCTGCTAAAACAATGCCAGGTATTAAAAGCGTCGTGAAAGAAGCTGATTTAGTGATTGTCCGAGAAAATACAGAAGGATTCTATGCTGATAGAAATATGTTTTCTGGGCACGGTGAATGGCAAATTACAAAAGACGTTGTGGTGACATCCGGCGTATTTACGCGAAAAGCCGTAGAAAGAATTGCGCATGAAGCTTTTGCATTGGCTATGCAGCGCCGTAAAAAAGTAACAATCGTACATAAAGCAAATGTTTTACGATTAAGTACCGGACTATTTCTAAACGTTTGTCGAGAAATAGCTGCGCAATATCCTGAAGTAAAGGTGGACGACTACCATATCGATGCCATGGCTGCTCATCTCGTACGTCGTGCAGCCGATTTTGATGTCATCGTAACAGAAAACATGTATGGTGATATTCTTTCAGATTTAGCTGGCGAGCTTGTAGGGAGCTTAGGATTAGCCCCTTCTCTTAATGCAAATGAACATATCGCTATGGCCCAAGCAGCCCATGGTTCTGCGCCAGACATCGCAGGTTTGAACATAGCAAACCCAACCGGCATTATCTCTTCAGCAGCCATGCTATTGAAATGGCTGGCTGAAAAACATGCGGATCGTAAACTTACAGAAGTGGCTGCTACAGTAGAACACGCACTTTATCAAACGCTCCAAGCTGAAGTGAAAACGAAAGATTTAGGCGGACATGCCTCTACGTCGGAGTTTACAGAAGCTATTTTAGAAAAAATAAAATCCCTGCAACATTAG
- a CDS encoding YfcC family protein, which produces MSEPQKEMSSLNQVRKKERKINVFALLLGFLVIATILTYILPAGEYARVEVDGRTTVDPQSFKWIDSTPVGFFDMVKAIHTGMVEGADIIFFVLIIGGFFGVLSATGTVDVLITTMAKKLATREKLLIPVMMLFFAVGGSLMGMAEETLAYIPLLIPLALALGFDALTGTAIVLIGASAGFTTAVMNPFTVGVAQGVAELPMFSGMGFRLILFVVVYAVSVWFVYRYAMKVKKSPSIGTYGKYSITNANKLLNSDAKLTRKHKWIMAAFLINYVILAFGVIKYKWYITEIASLFVILTIVIGVIGRLSVENTVKSFTNGAAALVGGALVIGVSRAVLVVLNEGHIVDPMLHQVSGTIQHIPGYLSVIGIYNFQALIHLILASGTGHAMLTMPIMTPLADLLDITRQTAVLSFSFADGIGNIIFPTAGTLMAGLAIAGISWTKWAKWVLPLVLIQYVIGLIAVVIAYFINYGPF; this is translated from the coding sequence ATGAGTGAACCGCAAAAAGAAATGAGTTCATTAAATCAGGTACGGAAAAAAGAGAGGAAAATAAACGTTTTTGCTTTATTGTTAGGATTTCTTGTGATTGCTACCATTTTAACGTATATCTTGCCAGCTGGAGAATACGCACGCGTAGAAGTAGACGGAAGAACAACGGTAGATCCTCAGTCGTTTAAATGGATTGATTCTACACCTGTTGGATTCTTTGATATGGTCAAAGCGATACATACAGGAATGGTAGAAGGAGCCGACATTATCTTTTTTGTATTAATTATCGGCGGTTTCTTTGGCGTACTAAGCGCTACGGGGACAGTAGATGTATTAATTACAACGATGGCTAAAAAACTTGCTACCCGAGAAAAATTATTAATTCCTGTTATGATGCTGTTTTTTGCGGTAGGCGGTTCTTTAATGGGAATGGCGGAAGAAACGCTAGCCTATATTCCTCTTTTAATTCCGCTGGCACTTGCTCTTGGATTCGATGCATTAACAGGGACTGCTATTGTGTTAATTGGCGCATCGGCTGGTTTTACTACGGCCGTTATGAATCCATTTACAGTGGGTGTTGCACAAGGAGTAGCAGAGCTTCCTATGTTTTCTGGAATGGGCTTTCGACTCATCTTATTTGTAGTTGTTTATGCTGTTTCAGTATGGTTTGTCTACCGATATGCGATGAAAGTTAAAAAAAGTCCTTCGATTGGAACATACGGAAAATACAGCATAACTAATGCAAATAAACTCTTAAACTCAGATGCAAAGTTAACTAGAAAGCATAAATGGATTATGGCAGCATTTCTTATTAACTATGTAATTCTTGCTTTTGGGGTTATTAAGTATAAGTGGTACATTACCGAAATTGCCTCTCTGTTTGTCATTTTGACTATTGTGATTGGGGTTATTGGGAGACTGTCTGTTGAAAATACAGTTAAGTCGTTTACAAACGGGGCAGCAGCATTAGTTGGAGGAGCGCTAGTTATCGGAGTTTCTCGTGCTGTTCTTGTTGTTTTGAATGAAGGTCATATTGTAGATCCTATGCTTCATCAAGTATCTGGAACCATTCAACATATTCCGGGATATTTAAGCGTCATTGGAATCTATAACTTCCAAGCGCTGATTCACCTTATTTTAGCATCTGGAACAGGTCATGCGATGCTGACAATGCCAATCATGACACCGCTTGCAGATTTGCTTGATATTACAAGACAAACAGCAGTATTATCTTTTTCTTTTGCAGACGGCATCGGAAACATTATTTTCCCGACGGCTGGAACATTAATGGCTGGCTTAGCGATTGCGGGAATTTCATGGACAAAGTGGGCAAAATGGGTGCTGCCGTTAGTCCTTATTCAATATGTGATTGGTCTAATAGCCGTTGTGATTGCTTATTTTATCAATTACGGACCATTTTAA